Below is a genomic region from Halodesulfovibrio sp..
CATCACTACGTGTATGAGGCTAATAAATCAGACGTAAATAGGTGTGTGTTTCAGAACAATACCGCTCCCTCGGCTTTGTAGAGCCGCCCCCGCGAATAACCCTTATGCTGTTCGTACAGCGCTAGCAGTAGTGTCTTTTTGTTCTTGTTCCAATTTTTTTGTTGCGCGTTTGTGAACCATTGACTCTCCAACTTCGACTGCCGAACAAACGGCATTCATGATTGTTGGTGAGAGTGGCAAGCTTCCGTTAAATACGGCGTTTATTTCTATAGCCGGGAGATTGGCTTTTTTAGCAATGTCTGAAATTGTTACGTCAGAATCGTGTGCAAATTCTTCCAGCACGTTCTTTACCGCAAGATCGTATGCGGTTACGGTTTGTGCTGTGGACGTATCGAATGTGTTGTCTCGTAACAGTTCGTTATACGGGATTTTTAGCGCGTCTGCATAACGCAGCATTGCGCCAAACGTAGTGCGTTCCCCGCCTCTTTCCTCGCTTAGCCATCGAGATACGGTATCTTTGTTTACTCCCATTTTTTTAGCAATTTCATGCTGCCTCAGTCCTGATGCTTTAAGCTTCTTTACTTCAGCAAGAATGATATTCCACGCATGGGCATTTTCTGGATCGTATTTAGCCATGCGTGCTTTTTTATCTTTTTTTATGCTGTTTTGTGGCATCTTCTGTCCTGTGTAAAAAAATAGGGTTGTCTTTTTAAGATGTCTTGTGGCATCATTCTGTAATGAAAAGCGTAATTGAAGAATATCGAAGAGATCACAAGGTCACTTTTGCGGAGATTGCTCGGCGTTGCTCGTTAGACCGATCCGTCGTTCTTCGACACTGCAAAGGCGAACGACGAATCGGTGGCGAGGCAGCGCTGCGGTATCACGCCAAGTTGGGTATTCCGCTGCCAGAATTACGACC
It encodes:
- a CDS encoding helix-turn-helix transcriptional regulator, which codes for MPQNSIKKDKKARMAKYDPENAHAWNIILAEVKKLKASGLRQHEIAKKMGVNKDTVSRWLSEERGGERTTFGAMLRYADALKIPYNELLRDNTFDTSTAQTVTAYDLAVKNVLEEFAHDSDVTISDIAKKANLPAIEINAVFNGSLPLSPTIMNAVCSAVEVGESMVHKRATKKLEQEQKDTTASAVRTA
- a CDS encoding helix-turn-helix transcriptional regulator, with product MKSVIEEYRRDHKVTFAEIARRCSLDRSVVLRHCKGERRIGGEAALRYHAKLGIPLPELRPDIFGQQKQMADTRL